In the Mya arenaria isolate MELC-2E11 chromosome 11, ASM2691426v1 genome, one interval contains:
- the LOC128208368 gene encoding uncharacterized protein DDB_G0271670-like, whose product SSSSSSSSSSSSSSSSSSSSSSSSSSSSSSSSSSSSSSSSSSSSSSSSSSSSSSSSSSSSSSSSSSSSSSSSSSSSSSSSSSSSSSSSSSSSSSSSSSSSSSSSSSSSSSSSSSSSSSSSSSSSSSSSSSSSSSSSSSSSSSSSSSSSSSSSSSSSSSSSSSSSSSSSSSSSSSSSSSSSSSSSSSSSSSSSSSSSSSSSSSSSSSSSSSSSSSSSSSSSSSSSSSSSSSSSSSSSSSSSSSSSSSSSSSSSSSSSSSSSSSSSSSSSSSSSSSSSSSSSSSSSSSSSSSSSSSSSSSSSSSSSSSSSSSSSSSSSSSSSSSSSSSSSSSSSSSSSSSSSSSSSSSSNSRSSSSSSSSRSSSRSSSSSSSSSSSSSSSSSSSSSSSCSSSSSSSSSSSSSSSSSIIFIIIIIIIIIIIIIIIINDSAFIFRLSSEVPAGKWPTLHVY is encoded by the coding sequence agtagtagtagtagtagtagtagtagtagtagtagtagtagtagtagtagtagtagtagtagtagtagtagtagtagtagtagtagtagtagtagtagtagtagtagtagtagtagtagtagtagtagtagtagtagtagtagtagtagtagtagtagtagtagtagtagtagtagtagtagtagtagtagtagtagtagtagtagtagtagtagtagtagtagtagtagtagtagtagtagtagtagtagtagtagtagtagtagtagtagtagtagtagtagtagtagtagtagtagtagtagtagtagtagtagtagtagtagtagtagtagtagtagtagtagtagtagtagtagtagtagtagtagtagtagtagtagtagtagtagtagtagtagtagtagtagtagtagtagtagtagtagtagtagtagtagtagtagtagtagtagtagtagtagtagtagtagtagtagtagtagtagtagtagtagtagtagtagtagtagtagtagtagtagtagtagtagtagtagtagtagtagtagtagtagtagtagtagtagtagtagtagtagtagtagtagtagtagtagtagtagtagtagtagtagtagtagtagtagtagtagtagtagtagtagtagtagtagtagtagtagtagtagtagtagtagtagtagtagtagtagtagtagtagtagtagtagtagtagtagtagtagtagtagtagtagtagtagtagtagtagtagtagtagtagtagtagtagtagtagtagtagtagtagtagtagtagtagtagtagtagtagtagtagtagtagtagtagtagtagtagtagtagtagtagtagtagtagtagtagtagtagtagtagtagtagtagtagtagtagtagtagtagtagtagtagtagtagtagtagtagtagtagtagtagtagtagtagtagtagtagtagtagtagtagtagtagtagtagtagtagtagtagtagtagtagtagtagtagtagtagtagtagtagtagtagtaatagtagaagtagtagtagtagtagtagcagtagaagtagtagtagaagtagtagtagtagtagcagcagcagcagcagcagcagtagcagtagcagtagcagtagtagtagtagttgcagtagtagtagtagtagtagtagtagtagtagtagtagtagtagtagtagtatcatttttattattattattattattattattattattattattattattattattaatgactCAGCATTTATATTCAGGTTGTCGTCTGAGGTCCCGGCCGGCAAATGGCCAACATTACACGTATACTAG